A single window of Micrococcaceae bacterium Sec5.1 DNA harbors:
- a CDS encoding LysR substrate-binding domain-containing protein, whose translation MLNDHGQELFDIRRLALLVEVVEQGSITAAADLMLYTPSAVSQQLRKLEQEVGQPLLTRRSRGVVPTEAGQVLAGHARKMVGQMRAARNDLDQIAGLRRGSLTVGTFPTLAGSFLPLVIRAFKKRYPAISLSVRSARFEELVSDLESGETGLCLLWDYPWNRFHDDAIRTTEVFQESTVILVAKGHQLADLDEVKMEDLKKESWIVRADAHPVVEVLRRSANEAGFEPTIGFLANDYQEAQAMVSVGMGVAMVPKTAVALQHPDVRVLSLGAAAPLRRVLLAQRQDKVYAPAEVAFHTTLLEIAREHVGDYL comes from the coding sequence ATGCTTAATGATCATGGCCAGGAATTATTCGACATTCGGCGGTTGGCTCTGCTGGTTGAGGTGGTGGAGCAGGGATCCATCACTGCCGCGGCCGATCTGATGCTGTACACGCCATCGGCGGTTTCCCAACAATTACGGAAGCTGGAACAGGAAGTAGGGCAGCCGCTTCTTACACGCCGCTCGCGTGGTGTGGTGCCGACAGAAGCCGGTCAAGTGCTCGCCGGGCACGCCCGCAAAATGGTGGGACAGATGCGCGCCGCCCGGAACGACCTCGACCAAATCGCCGGCCTCCGCCGCGGCTCCCTCACCGTGGGCACGTTTCCCACGCTCGCCGGATCCTTCTTACCGCTCGTGATCCGGGCCTTCAAGAAGCGATACCCGGCCATCAGCCTGTCCGTCCGCAGTGCGCGTTTTGAGGAACTGGTCTCGGACCTCGAATCCGGAGAGACCGGCCTATGCCTGCTCTGGGACTACCCTTGGAATCGCTTCCATGACGACGCCATCCGGACAACCGAAGTGTTCCAGGAAAGCACGGTCATCCTTGTGGCCAAAGGACACCAGCTCGCCGACCTCGATGAAGTCAAGATGGAGGATCTGAAGAAGGAGTCCTGGATCGTCCGTGCGGATGCCCATCCTGTGGTGGAAGTCCTCCGGCGTTCGGCCAACGAAGCCGGCTTCGAGCCGACCATCGGATTCCTGGCCAACGACTACCAGGAAGCGCAGGCCATGGTGAGCGTCGGAATGGGCGTCGCCATGGTGCCCAAAACCGCCGTCGCACTCCAGCACCCCGACGTCCGGGTGCTGAGCCTCGGCGCCGCTGCCCCACTGCGCCGGGTGCTCCTGGCCCAACGCCAGGACAAGGTCTACGCCCCGGCCGAGGTCGCGTTCCACACCACGCTGTTGGAAATCGCCCGGGAGCATGTTGGGGATTACCTCTAG
- a CDS encoding SLC13 family permease, protein MTKTDYQTASTSVDDIQEAGSKRPTRSRRILLITAAVIAVLGLAALMFGGAIFNPAATSGTEQTLTATQIIPLVILVLMFVVATKWPLNIGVMGLVASFGVGYFMLGMSDKEILEDFPASIVLTIIGVTYFFSMANRNGTIDIIVQNCVRLVRGKTMLLPWVFFLIAAALTSLGTFSPAAVALLAPAAMGFAYESRIHPVLMGAFVINGAHAGGFSPLSVAGVLVHNIAHDNGFPISQGGLFAASFAINLLLSALSLALFAVFGKLKDGTGVPNVDLETPRTTRPHGQQILTLVLIGVMLVCTLGFRMPIGFVALSAGLLLALVNIKEHRTFIGGVSWSTVLLVAGMITYVSLLQHVGVIDTLAEMALALGAPLLIALVLCYVIGVGSAFASSTALLTAFIPLAGPLLASSTLSASGTVAALAIAATVVDVSPFSTDGALIVANAQESDRQRVYKQLMIYAGGVVLVAPAMAWALLVPTGIL, encoded by the coding sequence ATGACTAAGACCGATTACCAAACCGCCTCCACATCAGTGGATGATATCCAGGAGGCTGGTTCCAAACGTCCCACCCGCAGTCGCCGTATCCTGCTCATAACAGCAGCCGTGATTGCTGTCCTGGGTCTGGCCGCTCTGATGTTCGGAGGCGCCATTTTCAACCCGGCGGCCACCTCGGGAACGGAGCAGACCCTGACCGCTACGCAGATCATTCCGCTGGTCATCCTCGTCCTCATGTTCGTTGTCGCTACCAAGTGGCCCCTGAACATCGGTGTGATGGGGCTGGTAGCCTCGTTCGGCGTCGGGTATTTCATGCTGGGAATGTCCGATAAGGAGATCCTGGAGGACTTCCCGGCCAGCATCGTGCTGACGATCATCGGTGTGACGTACTTCTTCAGCATGGCAAACCGCAATGGAACCATCGACATCATCGTGCAGAACTGTGTGCGCCTCGTCAGGGGCAAGACGATGCTGCTGCCGTGGGTCTTCTTCCTTATTGCCGCGGCGCTGACCTCGCTGGGCACATTCTCGCCCGCCGCCGTCGCTCTTCTGGCGCCTGCCGCCATGGGGTTCGCTTACGAATCGCGCATCCACCCCGTCCTCATGGGTGCCTTCGTCATCAATGGCGCACACGCCGGTGGGTTCTCGCCACTGTCGGTTGCCGGCGTCCTGGTCCACAACATCGCCCACGATAACGGCTTCCCCATTTCCCAGGGCGGACTCTTCGCGGCGAGCTTCGCCATCAACCTGCTTCTCTCGGCGCTCTCCCTGGCTTTGTTCGCGGTCTTTGGCAAGCTGAAGGACGGCACGGGGGTCCCCAACGTGGACCTCGAAACTCCCCGCACCACGCGGCCTCACGGCCAGCAGATCCTGACGCTCGTGCTGATCGGTGTAATGCTCGTCTGCACGCTGGGCTTCCGGATGCCGATTGGCTTTGTTGCTCTTTCCGCCGGCCTGCTGCTGGCGCTGGTCAACATCAAGGAACACCGGACTTTCATCGGTGGCGTTTCCTGGTCCACCGTCCTCCTGGTGGCCGGCATGATCACCTATGTCTCCCTGCTGCAGCATGTGGGCGTTATCGACACCCTTGCAGAGATGGCTTTGGCTCTCGGCGCACCGCTGCTGATCGCTTTGGTTCTCTGCTACGTCATCGGCGTCGGCTCAGCATTTGCCTCGTCCACCGCCCTGCTCACCGCGTTCATCCCGCTCGCCGGGCCGCTGCTGGCCTCCAGCACGTTGAGTGCATCAGGAACGGTCGCAGCCCTTGCAATCGCAGCAACCGTGGTGGACGTTTCGCCCTTCTCCACCGACGGCGCACTGATCGTCGCCAACGCCCAGGAATCAGACCGTCAACGCGTCTACAAGCAGCTGATGATCTACGCCGGTGGAGTCGTGCTGGTGGCGCCCGCCATGGCTTGGGCCCTCCTGGTTCCGACCGGCATCCTCTAA
- a CDS encoding sugar ABC transporter ATP-binding protein has translation MSDLNKPLALQAKAITKSFNGVPALKGVSLNLYAGEVHGLNGENGAGKSTLIKIITGFYQSDGGELLLEGAPITFARPLDAQRSGISTVYQEINLIPERTVAENILLGREPRRAGILDKKAAVHQVQAILARYGLDIDPRAKVSSLGLGMQQMVAIVRSVAFEAKVVILDEPTSALNGKEIETLFGVIRQLRSEGAAVVFVSHRMSELYELCDRFTVLRDGEFVMESTPDKLPRVELVKAMLGGVDLGEADMDRGAAQQRIERLAREDVGLSVRNLSWSTRVRNVSFDVKKGEIVGLLGLLGSGRTETCKALFGAVKAESGEVHVDGVALTRATPSRALRAGLAYLSEDRRTEGIFAGLSIKENLTAATLDSLAKFGFVSLKAQNKVVKHYSAELKIKASNSEQSISELSGGNQQKVLLARWLSREPKAILLDDPTRGIDVGAKAEVHRVVRTLADKGISVVMTSSETEELLAICDRLIVLSEGRAMGEVYSYEVDYQDVMRLLSGQTDNTPQKVGETR, from the coding sequence ATGTCTGACCTAAACAAGCCGCTGGCTCTTCAGGCAAAGGCTATTACGAAGTCCTTCAACGGCGTCCCAGCCCTTAAAGGCGTCTCACTTAATCTCTATGCCGGTGAGGTCCACGGCCTCAATGGGGAAAACGGTGCCGGCAAGTCCACCCTGATCAAGATCATCACGGGCTTTTACCAGTCCGATGGCGGAGAGCTGCTGCTGGAAGGTGCCCCGATAACTTTTGCCAGACCGCTGGATGCTCAGCGTTCCGGCATCAGCACGGTGTACCAGGAGATCAATCTGATTCCCGAGCGCACTGTGGCTGAGAACATTCTGCTCGGCAGGGAACCTCGCCGTGCTGGCATCCTGGATAAGAAGGCCGCAGTTCACCAAGTACAGGCCATCCTGGCAAGGTATGGCCTGGACATAGACCCACGTGCCAAGGTTTCCTCCCTGGGACTGGGTATGCAGCAAATGGTGGCGATTGTTCGCTCTGTTGCGTTTGAAGCCAAAGTCGTGATCCTCGATGAGCCAACGTCCGCTCTCAACGGAAAAGAAATCGAGACGCTCTTTGGTGTCATTCGGCAACTGCGCTCCGAGGGAGCTGCTGTGGTGTTTGTTAGCCACCGCATGTCCGAGCTCTACGAATTATGCGATCGCTTCACGGTATTGCGTGATGGAGAGTTCGTCATGGAGAGCACTCCGGACAAGCTTCCGCGGGTGGAACTCGTCAAGGCAATGCTCGGTGGCGTAGACCTCGGCGAAGCCGACATGGACCGCGGGGCCGCCCAGCAACGGATCGAACGCCTCGCAAGAGAGGATGTCGGCCTTTCCGTCAGGAACCTTAGCTGGTCCACTCGAGTCCGCAACGTCTCCTTTGACGTCAAGAAAGGTGAAATCGTTGGTTTGCTGGGCCTTCTGGGATCCGGAAGAACTGAAACGTGCAAGGCCCTGTTTGGCGCTGTAAAGGCAGAATCCGGCGAAGTCCACGTGGATGGAGTGGCACTTACTCGTGCTACGCCATCGCGTGCCCTGCGAGCTGGCCTCGCATACCTCTCTGAAGACCGCCGAACTGAAGGCATCTTTGCCGGACTCAGCATCAAGGAGAACCTCACCGCGGCAACGCTGGACAGCCTGGCAAAGTTCGGGTTCGTGAGTCTCAAAGCGCAGAACAAAGTGGTTAAGCACTACAGCGCCGAACTCAAGATCAAGGCATCCAACTCCGAACAGTCCATCAGCGAACTCTCTGGCGGTAACCAGCAAAAGGTCCTCCTCGCCCGATGGCTGTCGCGTGAACCCAAGGCAATCCTTCTGGACGATCCCACGAGAGGCATCGATGTTGGTGCCAAAGCCGAAGTCCATCGCGTTGTGAGGACGTTGGCGGACAAGGGAATTTCGGTAGTCATGACATCCAGCGAAACAGAGGAACTGCTCGCCATCTGTGACCGGCTGATCGTTTTGAGCGAAGGGCGGGCCATGGGCGAGGTCTATTCCTATGAAGTGGACTACCAGGATGTCATGAGGCTGCTTTCGGGCCAGACCGACAATACCCCTCAGAAAGTAGGAGAGACACGATGA
- a CDS encoding ABC transporter substrate-binding protein has translation MKSNTFLPAAIVIGSFALLGVTSCAAPLSAGPSNSSGEGASQVVERESAEKCTNASPSKKAAKDMTIGFAQSENEQNPFRAVETASVKAAVEKSGAKYVYTNAGGDQAKQLTDVQSMINQGVDALIVAPIGATGLQGAFADARAKGIPVVTIDRKTSGTACTDYLSFMGSDFYQQGVRAAKAVVEATGGSGSIAEVQGAPGSDVAVERTKGFQDEIAKNPGLKIVAQQTGNWETSKAQEVVGQMISANPDVKAVYTHADVMAEGAITALRNFGKVPGQDVKIVSIDGLKSVVGGVATGEVQAVVETNPRFGPAAVKAILDWTAGTDVSQEVIMKDALYTKDNAQAAVDSGAAY, from the coding sequence ATGAAATCGAATACATTTTTGCCCGCAGCCATCGTTATTGGGTCTTTTGCACTCTTGGGTGTCACCAGTTGCGCGGCCCCACTGAGCGCAGGTCCCTCAAATTCCTCGGGCGAAGGTGCCTCGCAGGTGGTTGAGCGTGAATCTGCCGAGAAGTGCACCAACGCCTCACCTTCCAAGAAGGCCGCGAAGGACATGACGATCGGATTTGCGCAGTCTGAGAACGAACAGAACCCCTTCCGTGCCGTGGAGACCGCATCGGTTAAGGCAGCTGTTGAAAAGAGTGGAGCCAAGTACGTCTACACCAATGCAGGTGGCGATCAGGCCAAGCAGCTCACGGACGTGCAGTCCATGATCAACCAGGGAGTCGACGCCCTCATCGTCGCACCCATCGGTGCTACAGGACTGCAGGGTGCCTTCGCAGATGCCCGCGCAAAGGGAATCCCGGTTGTTACCATCGACCGCAAAACCTCAGGAACGGCATGCACCGATTACTTGTCCTTCATGGGTTCCGATTTCTACCAACAGGGCGTTCGCGCAGCAAAGGCTGTGGTGGAAGCAACGGGCGGATCAGGATCCATAGCCGAGGTGCAGGGCGCCCCGGGCAGTGACGTTGCGGTCGAGCGAACGAAGGGGTTCCAGGACGAGATCGCTAAGAACCCGGGCTTGAAAATCGTCGCTCAGCAGACTGGAAACTGGGAAACAAGCAAAGCCCAGGAAGTTGTTGGCCAAATGATTTCTGCCAACCCCGACGTGAAGGCTGTTTACACCCACGCAGATGTCATGGCCGAAGGCGCGATCACCGCACTCCGAAACTTCGGAAAGGTGCCCGGCCAGGACGTCAAGATTGTGTCCATCGATGGGCTGAAGTCTGTTGTGGGAGGCGTCGCCACGGGTGAGGTTCAGGCTGTCGTGGAGACCAACCCCCGGTTCGGCCCCGCTGCAGTAAAGGCGATTCTTGACTGGACGGCCGGCACGGACGTCTCCCAGGAAGTCATCATGAAGGACGCCCTTTACACCAAGGACAATGCCCAGGCAGCAGTCGATTCCGGTGCCGCGTACTAG
- a CDS encoding ABC transporter permease — protein MSSAVSVASGRPPLLGQRSLLELAQTYGVIGVLVILGVTASLSFPSFAGPSNISSIITAACFLGLITIGQSLVVISGGIDLSVGSMVGLGTVAAALASPYGWFWALLAPVVTGTLMGFANGLLIGKAKMAPFIVTLCGLLGLKGIALVLAPTSIVIKNSDFSAIGNGSFLGISNLIWILVIAFVIAGLVLNRTPFGSNIFAVGGNEDAARMMGTDVTRTKVAVYTISGALSGLAGALLASRLSSGVSTLGTQYELKSIAAAVIGGVLLTGGVGTMLGALCGVLLIGVIQNIITQIGTLNAYYQDLVTGLFLVLAVVIQGVMSNRRSP, from the coding sequence ATGAGCTCTGCTGTCTCCGTGGCCTCCGGCCGCCCGCCGCTCCTCGGCCAGAGAAGCTTGCTTGAGTTGGCCCAGACCTACGGGGTCATAGGGGTTCTCGTAATCCTGGGCGTCACCGCTTCCCTGTCCTTTCCATCATTCGCTGGCCCAAGCAACATCTCATCCATCATTACGGCTGCCTGTTTCCTGGGCTTGATCACCATCGGACAGAGTCTGGTTGTCATCTCCGGAGGCATTGATCTCTCTGTCGGTTCCATGGTGGGTCTGGGAACAGTGGCGGCAGCCCTGGCCTCACCCTATGGCTGGTTCTGGGCGCTATTGGCTCCCGTGGTCACCGGCACGCTGATGGGTTTTGCCAATGGTTTGCTCATCGGCAAGGCGAAAATGGCGCCCTTCATAGTCACTCTGTGTGGGCTGCTCGGCCTCAAGGGGATCGCACTCGTCCTGGCACCAACCAGCATCGTCATCAAAAACAGCGATTTCAGTGCCATCGGAAACGGATCCTTCCTAGGCATAAGCAACCTCATCTGGATTCTCGTCATCGCTTTTGTGATTGCCGGGCTGGTGCTCAACCGCACACCGTTCGGGTCCAACATCTTCGCTGTGGGCGGTAACGAGGACGCCGCACGGATGATGGGAACCGACGTCACAAGGACCAAGGTTGCCGTGTACACCATCAGTGGAGCCCTCTCAGGGCTCGCCGGCGCATTGCTCGCTTCAAGGCTCTCTTCCGGCGTATCAACGCTCGGCACTCAGTACGAACTCAAATCAATCGCTGCGGCTGTCATCGGAGGGGTGCTGCTCACCGGCGGTGTCGGCACCATGCTCGGAGCCCTCTGCGGAGTGCTGCTCATCGGAGTTATCCAAAACATCATCACCCAGATCGGAACACTCAACGCCTACTACCAGGACCTCGTCACCGGCCTGTTCCTGGTCCTTGCGGTCGTGATCCAGGGCGTCATGTCCAACCGCCGCAGTCCCTAG
- a CDS encoding ABC transporter permease — protein sequence MSTEVQIRRARPGEPLGDRGRNILGWASKNAVYVALVALFIFNLIATRGFASTFTLQNLLFSAAPLILIAVGQTLAIGTGGIDLSVGSVMAFSSATIALYLGYGESATLLIALAAAAAIGFVNGSLIAFARINPLITGLGLLVAVRGLAQAVSGGSRSPIPSGGLFTWIGNASFLGIPVVALFAFAATAAFIVLVRRTTFGRYALFAGSNRSAAFLAGTPRNSTLIGVYVISATLAGIAGVMVSARIGASDPSFIGINFELTAIAAVVIGGTPLAGGRMSILGAASAAVFLQLIDTTFVMQGINPAFSQVLKAVLIVVALYMQRSRKDAR from the coding sequence ATGAGCACGGAAGTTCAAATCCGCCGTGCCCGTCCCGGGGAACCCCTCGGTGATCGTGGGCGGAATATCCTCGGTTGGGCCAGCAAGAATGCTGTTTACGTCGCCTTGGTTGCGCTGTTCATTTTCAACTTAATAGCCACCCGAGGATTTGCCAGCACATTCACCCTGCAGAATCTTCTCTTCTCCGCCGCCCCGCTGATTCTGATTGCAGTGGGACAGACACTGGCCATCGGAACCGGTGGCATCGACCTCTCTGTAGGTTCGGTCATGGCTTTCTCATCGGCAACCATTGCCCTCTATTTGGGTTATGGAGAATCTGCAACCCTGCTGATTGCCCTCGCGGCTGCGGCAGCCATTGGATTCGTCAACGGCTCACTCATCGCATTCGCCCGTATCAACCCACTGATCACGGGGCTCGGTCTGCTGGTTGCCGTCCGGGGTTTGGCCCAGGCCGTATCCGGCGGTTCCCGATCACCCATCCCATCCGGTGGATTGTTCACCTGGATCGGTAACGCATCATTCCTGGGAATACCGGTGGTTGCGCTCTTTGCATTCGCTGCCACTGCGGCTTTTATCGTCCTCGTTCGTCGGACAACTTTCGGTCGCTATGCGCTTTTCGCAGGCTCGAACCGTTCAGCGGCGTTCCTCGCCGGCACGCCTAGGAATTCCACTCTCATTGGGGTCTACGTCATCAGCGCTACCCTCGCTGGAATCGCAGGTGTCATGGTTTCTGCCAGGATCGGCGCCTCAGACCCCAGCTTCATCGGCATCAACTTCGAGCTGACAGCCATCGCAGCTGTCGTGATCGGTGGAACACCCCTTGCCGGCGGACGGATGTCCATCCTTGGAGCTGCCTCAGCGGCCGTGTTTCTGCAGCTCATTGACACGACGTTTGTCATGCAGGGCATAAATCCGGCGTTTTCCCAGGTTCTGAAGGCCGTTCTCATCGTCGTGGCCCTCTACATGCAACGATCAAGAAAGGACGCACGATGA
- a CDS encoding glucose 1-dehydrogenase, whose protein sequence is MATLENKVSLITGAASGMGRAMALGFAKEGSHVVIADLNLEGANAVVEEIKQAGGSASAASLNVADPEQSKALVQEIVSEHGALDILVNNAGIGLIKSVEDTSPQEWDRIFNVNVKGLFFLTQAACEPMRNQGSGKIINMASIAGRRGEALVAAYCASKATVISITQSVALAMAPHGVNVNALAPGIVDTPYWKEVDKQFGDITGKAEGKTFKDAAAGIPLGRTSVPEDIVPMALFLAGPGSNYITAQTYNVEGGIVMS, encoded by the coding sequence ATGGCAACGCTGGAAAACAAAGTCTCCCTCATTACCGGAGCGGCTTCGGGCATGGGCAGGGCAATGGCGCTGGGCTTCGCAAAAGAGGGTTCGCACGTCGTTATCGCTGACCTGAACCTTGAGGGCGCCAACGCCGTCGTCGAAGAAATCAAGCAAGCGGGCGGTTCTGCCTCAGCAGCGTCGCTGAACGTCGCCGATCCGGAGCAGTCCAAGGCCCTCGTTCAGGAGATCGTCTCCGAGCACGGCGCCTTGGACATCCTGGTCAACAACGCCGGCATCGGATTGATCAAGTCGGTGGAAGACACGTCGCCCCAGGAATGGGACCGGATCTTCAACGTGAATGTAAAGGGCCTCTTCTTCCTCACGCAGGCTGCTTGCGAACCCATGCGCAATCAGGGAAGCGGCAAAATCATCAACATGGCCTCCATTGCCGGGCGCCGAGGCGAAGCCTTGGTGGCGGCATACTGCGCGTCGAAGGCAACCGTCATTTCAATTACCCAGTCCGTAGCGTTGGCAATGGCCCCGCACGGGGTGAACGTCAACGCCTTGGCTCCTGGAATCGTAGACACCCCTTACTGGAAGGAAGTCGATAAGCAGTTTGGCGACATCACCGGCAAGGCTGAAGGCAAGACCTTCAAGGACGCCGCAGCAGGCATCCCCCTCGGACGGACGTCCGTCCCGGAAGACATCGTTCCTATGGCCCTCTTCCTCGCCGGACCCGGTTCGAACTACATCACGGCCCAGACGTACAACGTCGAAGGCGGCATTGTCATGAGCTAG
- a CDS encoding PrpF domain-containing protein, whose protein sequence is MKIEAEWMRGGTSKCWVFEGEHLDETHKDLDSLLPRLFGSPDHRQIDGVGGSTSTTSKAMILRRPADPDVDVEFTFAQVGIEEAAVDWGSNCGNCSAVVGLYAIEKGWVTPSGDNTRIVTRNTNTGQIIIQRVATPAGALPIVPDAEMPGVVFPGYRVGLGFKDPAGKTTGKLLPTGEPTDTISAGGTRWTVSMVDAGAPVVIVKAEELGLDAARFESWQAGVKLQLDTLDQIRRQAAVRMGLAPTVKDAARAIPKLAIVGAPGTDDTADVNVMMLSMGKPHPALAITGSIALTLAASTPGTVLNSITGSEPRSILRLRTPAGVIETWSEERDGSLLVGVDRTARTIATTTLHLPELLGNAVEPSFASAAQ, encoded by the coding sequence ATGAAGATTGAAGCGGAATGGATGCGTGGAGGCACCAGCAAGTGCTGGGTCTTCGAAGGTGAACACCTGGACGAAACCCACAAGGACCTGGACTCTTTGCTGCCCCGGCTTTTCGGCAGCCCGGACCACCGCCAGATCGACGGCGTCGGGGGATCTACCTCCACCACCAGCAAGGCCATGATTCTGCGCCGTCCTGCCGACCCGGATGTCGACGTCGAGTTCACTTTCGCTCAGGTCGGCATCGAGGAAGCGGCCGTGGACTGGGGGAGTAACTGCGGAAACTGCTCGGCGGTTGTTGGACTGTACGCGATCGAGAAGGGTTGGGTCACACCCAGCGGCGACAACACCCGGATCGTCACGCGCAACACCAACACCGGCCAGATCATCATCCAGCGCGTTGCCACCCCAGCGGGCGCTTTGCCGATCGTCCCGGATGCCGAGATGCCCGGCGTCGTATTTCCCGGCTATCGGGTGGGCCTCGGCTTCAAGGATCCCGCCGGAAAGACGACCGGGAAGTTGCTGCCCACCGGTGAGCCAACGGACACGATAAGTGCCGGCGGGACGCGCTGGACAGTTTCAATGGTCGACGCCGGAGCTCCCGTTGTGATCGTCAAGGCTGAGGAGCTGGGCCTGGACGCAGCCCGCTTCGAAAGTTGGCAGGCGGGAGTGAAGCTCCAGTTGGACACCCTGGACCAGATTCGGCGGCAGGCTGCCGTCCGGATGGGTCTGGCCCCAACGGTCAAGGACGCTGCCCGCGCTATTCCCAAGCTCGCAATAGTCGGAGCCCCCGGCACAGATGACACTGCCGACGTCAACGTCATGATGCTCTCCATGGGCAAGCCCCACCCCGCCCTGGCAATTACCGGAAGCATCGCCCTGACGCTTGCAGCGAGTACCCCAGGAACTGTCCTCAACAGCATCACGGGCAGTGAACCGCGATCCATCCTGCGGCTTCGTACTCCTGCGGGTGTGATCGAGACCTGGAGCGAAGAACGCGACGGGTCCCTGTTGGTCGGGGTGGACCGTACGGCACGCACCATCGCCACCACCACCCTGCATCTGCCGGAACTCCTCGGCAACGCCGTCGAGCCTTCCTTCGCATCAGCCGCTCAGTGA
- a CDS encoding aldehyde dehydrogenase family protein translates to MNASLFAQNSLLGSSPAMLVGGQWIRTISTRPVDNPATGQVFAAVPDGQLDHVERSLTKAKEAQKEWGRRSLADRALVLEEVVRQVDAHTEELAQIVVAEQGKTITEARGEIGGVKAFFDYAISQKYRNVGELAASAHGEQLSIREEPVGIVAAIIPWNFPAAIFARKVAPALMAGNAIVVKPSDLTPLSSLAMAKICELAGVPEGLVSVITGLGRILGAALVEHPLVNMVTVTGSTRAGQEILAKAAKKVIPVSLELGGKAPVIVFDDANLDLAVQKAFEARFWNCGQVCTCNERTYVQRGVYEEFVARFVAKVKGLKVGDPLDETSEMGPKVSRAERDKIIEFVDAAVAAGARIETGGGAPEGLENSTGYWFAPTVLTNVTNDMDIVQQEVFGPVLPIVPFDTYEEVIEWANSTVYGLTAYVFTESIRTAMSATDDLEFGEVYLNKIGPEQVQGFHTGWKLSGLGGDDGQHGFERYSRRKTVYLDYSATD, encoded by the coding sequence ATGAACGCATCGCTTTTCGCGCAGAATTCCCTTCTCGGGTCCTCGCCCGCCATGCTTGTGGGCGGCCAATGGATCAGAACAATCTCGACCCGCCCCGTTGACAACCCCGCAACAGGCCAAGTCTTTGCGGCAGTCCCGGATGGGCAGCTCGATCACGTTGAGCGGTCCCTCACCAAGGCAAAGGAAGCCCAAAAGGAGTGGGGCCGGCGTTCGCTCGCCGATCGAGCCCTGGTCCTGGAGGAAGTCGTTCGCCAGGTAGACGCCCACACCGAAGAATTGGCGCAAATTGTTGTCGCCGAGCAGGGCAAGACCATTACGGAAGCCCGCGGCGAGATCGGTGGGGTCAAAGCATTCTTTGACTACGCCATCAGCCAGAAATACCGGAATGTGGGTGAGCTCGCCGCATCCGCCCATGGAGAGCAGCTCTCCATCAGGGAGGAGCCGGTAGGTATTGTCGCGGCGATCATCCCATGGAACTTCCCTGCGGCCATCTTCGCCAGAAAGGTGGCGCCGGCCTTGATGGCAGGCAACGCGATCGTGGTCAAACCAAGCGATCTGACCCCGCTGTCCTCGCTCGCCATGGCTAAGATCTGTGAGCTGGCTGGGGTCCCGGAGGGACTCGTCAGCGTCATAACCGGGCTTGGCCGCATCCTGGGTGCTGCTCTTGTGGAGCATCCGTTGGTCAACATGGTCACGGTGACGGGATCAACGCGAGCGGGCCAGGAGATCTTGGCCAAGGCAGCCAAGAAGGTCATTCCGGTTTCGCTGGAACTTGGTGGAAAGGCGCCAGTGATCGTCTTTGATGACGCGAACCTGGACCTTGCTGTGCAAAAGGCCTTCGAAGCCAGGTTCTGGAATTGCGGACAAGTTTGCACCTGCAACGAACGGACGTATGTCCAACGAGGCGTCTACGAGGAGTTCGTTGCGCGCTTCGTGGCCAAGGTAAAAGGTCTCAAAGTGGGCGACCCTCTGGATGAAACTTCTGAGATGGGTCCCAAAGTCTCGCGTGCCGAGCGTGACAAAATCATCGAGTTCGTGGACGCGGCCGTCGCCGCCGGAGCAAGAATCGAGACGGGCGGCGGTGCACCTGAAGGACTGGAGAACAGCACGGGATATTGGTTTGCTCCCACAGTGCTGACCAACGTCACCAACGACATGGACATCGTCCAGCAAGAGGTTTTCGGCCCCGTTCTGCCAATCGTGCCGTTCGACACCTATGAAGAGGTGATCGAATGGGCAAATTCCACTGTCTACGGGTTGACTGCCTACGTGTTCACGGAAAGCATCCGTACGGCTATGTCGGCGACCGATGACTTGGAATTTGGTGAGGTCTACCTGAACAAGATTGGCCCCGAGCAAGTCCAAGGATTCCACACAGGGTGGAAACTTTCCGGTCTCGGCGGTGATGACGGTCAGCACGGCTTCGAACGTTACAGCCGAAGGAAAACCGTCTACTTGGATTACAGCGCAACCGACTAG